A single window of Fischerella sp. PCC 9605 DNA harbors:
- a CDS encoding peptidase domain-containing ABC transporter yields MKKILSGGEEVPSVFPEQQLVDQQLTMILGETLSQEELENCLAAVEILEPPIAKQFWHATEASAGIYIVIAGKVRLLDSYDNLIATLTVGGSFGEMTLFPTADFQPYAARASDNLKLCHLRGEMLQALMGNYPQIRDRLYRKAEIWDLLIGYCLNSPQRQKIVPEMLKALSLCERHNLENGSLPVELSQDCQLWLVYRGELLHSHGHRLTPGDIYAPGGAQACWQVLKPTIIYCLKTSDWQTALQYWPQLGKFSDSDDRQTTIDESETPLGGLRTQRPNTHRKIIPFPQPEAATKQSKIKRKKPRPYFPSPKVQVGHWWGRLTRRYPFYAQQSASDCGAACLVMIGNYWGKRFSVNRLRDMTNVSRSGASLRAIATAAEGLGFATRPVRASFDKLAEQPLPAIAHWEGRHFIVVYEITRKQVIVGDPAIGQRALTPKEFKEGWTGYALLLQPTALLKDAKNESAGFWKFFELVKPHYWVLLEVFIASVLIQIFGLVTPVFTQLLLDRVLVQRSVTTLNAVVLGMIIFGLFRVAMNGVRQYLLDHTANRVSISLLVGFIKHTFRLPLSYFESRYVGDIVSRVQENQKIQRFLTGETLSILLDLLTLVIYLGMMFWYSWRMALFVLFTVPPFFILALASTSILRRISREIFNAGAEENSYLIESLTGIRTVRSLAIEQTVRWHWEELLNNLVKKAFNAQVIGNRLQIISGTIETFVNTSLLWFGASLVIKEELTLGQLVAFNMLVGNVISPFQRLSQLWNQLQEIVISTERINDVLEAEPEEDLQNKPRKTLGSLRGHIRFHNVTFRYHPESETNVLENISFEIQPEQMVAVVGRSGSGKTTLSKLILGLYPPTDGKVLIDGHDVTNISLRSLRSQIGVVDQDTFLFGGTIRENISIAHPHASLEEIIQAARLAGADEFIQQLPLGYETQIGEGGGMLSGGQRQRLAIARALLGNPRLLLLDEATSHLDAESERIIQNNLKTILKERTSVIIAHRLSTVRNADLILVLDRGLLVESGTHDELIAKKGHYYYLNQQQLAQAG; encoded by the coding sequence ATGAAAAAGATTCTTTCTGGAGGTGAGGAGGTGCCATCTGTGTTTCCCGAGCAACAGCTAGTAGATCAGCAACTCACCATGATTCTGGGTGAGACGCTTTCACAAGAGGAATTGGAAAACTGTTTGGCGGCGGTGGAAATCTTAGAACCACCCATAGCGAAGCAGTTCTGGCACGCAACAGAGGCGAGTGCCGGAATTTATATAGTCATTGCGGGTAAAGTCAGATTGCTCGATAGCTATGATAACTTGATCGCCACTCTCACAGTAGGGGGATCGTTTGGTGAGATGACGCTGTTTCCCACAGCAGACTTCCAGCCATATGCAGCTAGAGCTTCTGACAACTTAAAGCTTTGCCATCTCAGGGGTGAGATGCTACAAGCTTTGATGGGCAATTATCCCCAGATCCGCGATCGCCTGTACCGAAAAGCAGAAATTTGGGATCTACTGATTGGTTATTGCCTAAACTCACCACAGCGCCAGAAAATTGTGCCAGAAATGCTGAAAGCTCTTTCTCTATGTGAGCGGCACAATCTGGAAAATGGCTCTCTACCCGTAGAACTATCCCAAGATTGCCAATTGTGGCTGGTTTATCGAGGAGAACTACTGCATTCTCATGGTCATAGACTAACACCAGGGGATATCTACGCTCCGGGGGGAGCGCAGGCTTGTTGGCAGGTGCTCAAACCTACAATTATTTACTGTCTGAAAACTTCTGATTGGCAAACAGCACTGCAATACTGGCCGCAACTAGGGAAATTTAGTGACTCTGACGACCGTCAAACCACTATTGATGAGAGTGAAACACCGCTTGGTGGCTTGAGAACACAAAGACCTAACACTCATAGAAAAATTATTCCTTTTCCACAGCCAGAAGCAGCCACAAAACAGTCAAAAATAAAGCGAAAAAAACCGCGTCCTTATTTTCCCAGCCCGAAAGTGCAAGTAGGGCATTGGTGGGGACGCCTAACTCGACGCTATCCCTTTTATGCCCAACAAAGTGCTTCTGACTGCGGCGCTGCTTGCTTGGTGATGATAGGTAACTATTGGGGTAAGCGCTTTAGTGTCAATCGCCTGCGAGATATGACCAACGTCAGCCGCAGTGGCGCATCTCTGCGTGCGATCGCCACAGCAGCAGAAGGTCTCGGTTTTGCTACCCGTCCCGTCAGAGCCAGTTTCGATAAATTGGCAGAACAACCTCTACCTGCGATCGCCCACTGGGAAGGCAGGCACTTCATCGTCGTCTATGAAATTACTAGAAAGCAAGTAATTGTAGGCGATCCCGCCATCGGTCAACGTGCCTTGACTCCCAAGGAATTTAAGGAAGGTTGGACTGGTTACGCATTGTTGCTGCAACCCACAGCCCTACTAAAAGATGCCAAGAATGAAAGTGCAGGCTTCTGGAAGTTTTTTGAGTTAGTCAAACCTCACTATTGGGTACTGCTAGAAGTCTTCATCGCTTCAGTGCTGATTCAGATATTTGGACTGGTAACACCAGTGTTTACCCAGTTGCTACTAGACCGAGTGCTGGTGCAACGCAGCGTTACCACCCTAAATGCTGTTGTTTTAGGGATGATCATTTTTGGTTTGTTCCGCGTCGCCATGAATGGAGTGCGGCAATATCTGCTGGATCACACTGCTAACCGCGTTAGCATTTCCCTGCTGGTGGGATTTATTAAACATACCTTCCGCTTGCCCTTGTCGTATTTTGAATCCCGTTACGTCGGGGACATTGTCTCGCGTGTCCAAGAAAACCAAAAAATTCAGCGCTTCCTAACTGGTGAGACACTCTCAATCTTGCTGGATTTGCTGACATTGGTGATCTATCTGGGCATGATGTTTTGGTATAGCTGGCGCATGGCATTATTTGTGCTGTTTACCGTGCCACCATTTTTTATTCTGGCGCTGGCTAGCACAAGTATTTTACGCCGCATCTCCAGAGAGATTTTTAATGCTGGGGCTGAAGAAAACAGCTATCTGATCGAATCACTAACAGGAATTCGCACTGTTCGCTCATTGGCCATTGAACAAACGGTGCGCTGGCATTGGGAAGAGTTGCTGAATAACTTGGTCAAAAAAGCTTTCAATGCTCAGGTGATTGGCAACCGCCTACAAATCATCAGCGGTACTATCGAAACCTTTGTGAATACCTCATTACTCTGGTTTGGAGCCTCGTTGGTGATTAAAGAGGAACTCACCTTGGGTCAATTAGTTGCTTTCAACATGTTGGTGGGTAATGTCATCAGTCCTTTTCAGAGGCTTTCACAGCTGTGGAATCAATTGCAGGAAATCGTCATTTCCACCGAACGTATTAATGATGTCTTAGAAGCAGAACCAGAAGAAGACTTGCAAAATAAACCCCGCAAGACCCTAGGTAGTCTTCGCGGTCATATTCGCTTTCATAATGTCACTTTCCGCTATCACCCAGAAAGCGAAACTAACGTGCTGGAAAATATTAGCTTTGAAATTCAGCCAGAGCAAATGGTAGCTGTGGTAGGACGTAGTGGTTCTGGAAAAACGACTCTCAGCAAATTGATTCTGGGTCTATACCCACCGACTGATGGCAAGGTATTGATTGACGGTCATGATGTCACTAATATTTCCCTGCGATCGCTCCGTTCTCAAATAGGTGTTGTAGACCAAGACACCTTTTTATTTGGTGGGACTATTCGGGAAAACATTTCCATAGCTCACCCCCATGCTTCATTAGAAGAAATTATTCAAGCAGCAAGATTGGCAGGGGCAGATGAATTTATTCAGCAACTGCCATTAGGTTACGAAACCCAAATCGGTGAAGGTGGTGGAATGCTCTCTGGCGGACAACGCCAACGTCTAGCAATTGCCCGTGCTTTACTGGGAAATCCCCGCTTGTTACTTCTGGATGAAGCTACCAGTCATCTAGACGCTGAATCAGAACGCATTATTCAAAACAATCTCAAAACTATTCTCAAAGAACGCACAAGTGTAATCATTGCCCATCGTCTCTCGACTGTACGCAATGCTGATTTGATTCTGGTTTTAGATCGCGGACTATTAGTAGAAAGCGGTACTCATGACGAGTTAATCGCCAAAAAAGGTCATTACTACTACCTGAATCAACAACAACTGGCTCAAGCAGGTTGA
- a CDS encoding peptidylprolyl isomerase, with amino-acid sequence MYNDFSQISIAPEEIVNYLKSEMSLREVYQNILSQKVIQHVAEEKGINVTAEEIEGEADNQRREKRLEKAADTLAWLAEQFVSPHDWEIGIRNRLLAQKLAQTLFAEEVEKFFIQNRLEFEQAIFYQIIFAHEKLAQELYYQIEEGEISFYEAAHVYDIDDNRRHKCGYEGKIYRWAIQPDLAAIAFSTPPKQLIGPVKTEQGYHLLMVEEFIPAELTHQRYEEILNNMFQQWLTAEIDYILHSF; translated from the coding sequence ATGTATAATGATTTCTCTCAAATAAGTATAGCCCCGGAGGAAATTGTCAACTATCTCAAAAGTGAAATGAGTTTGAGAGAGGTATATCAAAATATTTTGTCTCAAAAAGTGATACAGCATGTAGCTGAAGAAAAAGGGATAAATGTAACAGCAGAGGAAATTGAAGGTGAAGCAGATAATCAACGTCGTGAAAAGCGTTTGGAGAAAGCAGCAGACACCTTGGCATGGTTAGCAGAGCAATTTGTTAGTCCTCATGATTGGGAAATCGGAATTCGCAATCGGCTACTGGCTCAAAAATTAGCACAGACACTATTTGCCGAAGAAGTAGAAAAGTTTTTTATCCAAAATCGCCTAGAGTTTGAGCAAGCAATCTTTTATCAGATAATATTTGCTCATGAAAAACTTGCTCAAGAACTTTACTATCAAATTGAAGAAGGTGAAATCAGTTTTTATGAAGCGGCTCATGTTTACGATATTGATGATAACCGCAGGCACAAGTGTGGTTATGAAGGAAAAATTTATCGCTGGGCTATCCAACCAGATTTAGCAGCGATTGCATTTAGTACTCCACCTAAACAGTTAATAGGTCCAGTTAAAACTGAGCAAGGTTATCATTTGCTTATGGTTGAAGAGTTTATACCAGCAGAATTAACACACCAAAGGTATGAAGAAATTCTCAATAATATGTTTCAACAGTGGTTAACTGCTGAGATAGATTACATATTGCATTCTTTTTGA
- the infB gene encoding translation initiation factor IF-2, which translates to MNNGKVRIYELSKELNLDNKELLAICDQLNIAVKSHSSTITESEAERIRSQAEKLAATHPMPKKEHHGATSHKPHKLQIASRNRPAASQKQELLEIRKPQPPKNNAANAPEASAATNTEFASSEVTPLSAPRPFATPVSSMKPTAPIRPVPRNQSETSQQTAVTEAEQTPKPTQPVEKMAAEKPEAPSSVPQKPKPEKPQKPQLVAPPARPSVEKPQSAPQAHQAEKPILKRDRDQVREQPRDRDKGKGKPQTPVSADGAQTTQQPPKPTRSPGPQPKSDQKDRGTSAPSELPKPRPPVRPGQQPAAATLSKPVPATPGKPQVSEEEPDLEVESTEIIELKRPTPPRQPKLGKKWQPEEEIDEVKEAAKAKAAAKGKRLKPIVDDFEDEDFLEDEDSDVAAAAIQISNAIVRPPKPKAAKPAQPAAVAATAKPTRKPTQARSEQQQRRPQEQKRERPEKLIVTGTMTVQELADALAVADTEIVKILFLKGMAVSITQSLDIPTITLIANELEVEVETQEPEAEARKVTEMLDVADLENLQRRPPVVTIMGHVDHGKTTLLDSIRNTKVAAGEAGGITQHIGAYHVDVEHDGKVQQVVFLDTPGHEAFTAMRARGARVTDIAILVVAADDGVRPQTIEAISHAKAAEVPIVVAINKIDKEGAQPDRVKQELTNYGLTPEEWGGETIMVPVSAIKGENLDTLLEMILLVAEVEELNANPDRSAKGTVIEAHLDKAKGAVATLLVQNGTLRVGDILVAGSVFGKVRAMIDDRARKVEAATPSFAVEVLGLSDVPAAGDEFEVFLNEKEARALATDRAEKQRQSRLMQGRVTLTSISAQAQEGELKELNLILKGDVQGSVEAIVGSLKQIPQNEVQIRLLLASAGEITQTDIDLAAASGAVIIGFNTTYASGARQAADEAGVDVREYNIIYKLLEDIQDALEGLLEPELVEEPLGQAEVRAVFPVGRGAVAGCYVQSGKLVRNCKLRVRRGGKVVYEGVLDSLKRMREDAREVNAGYECGVGVDKYSDWTEGDIIEAYQMVTKRRTLSAAAR; encoded by the coding sequence ATGAACAACGGCAAAGTTAGAATCTACGAATTATCAAAGGAATTGAATTTGGATAACAAAGAGCTATTAGCAATTTGCGACCAGCTCAATATCGCGGTCAAAAGCCATAGCAGCACAATCACCGAGTCCGAAGCGGAACGCATTCGTTCCCAAGCAGAAAAACTGGCAGCTACGCACCCGATGCCAAAAAAAGAGCATCATGGTGCAACCAGCCATAAACCACATAAACTACAAATAGCCTCCCGAAATAGACCTGCTGCATCACAAAAACAAGAATTGTTAGAAATTCGCAAACCACAACCACCTAAAAACAATGCTGCCAACGCCCCGGAAGCGTCGGCTGCTACCAATACCGAATTTGCTTCTTCTGAGGTTACTCCTCTTTCAGCCCCCAGACCTTTCGCTACACCAGTCTCATCCATGAAGCCGACGGCACCCATTCGACCTGTACCCCGGAATCAGTCTGAGACCTCACAACAAACAGCTGTGACAGAAGCCGAGCAAACGCCCAAGCCAACCCAGCCAGTGGAAAAAATGGCAGCGGAAAAACCAGAAGCACCTTCCTCTGTGCCTCAAAAGCCGAAACCAGAAAAACCCCAAAAACCACAACTGGTTGCTCCACCCGCAAGACCTTCTGTGGAAAAGCCTCAATCGGCACCCCAAGCTCATCAAGCAGAAAAACCGATCCTCAAACGCGATCGCGACCAAGTTCGCGAACAGCCTCGCGATCGGGATAAGGGCAAGGGTAAACCACAGACTCCGGTAAGTGCAGACGGTGCACAAACTACTCAACAGCCTCCGAAACCGACGCGTTCCCCTGGCCCCCAGCCGAAATCGGATCAAAAAGATAGAGGAACTTCTGCACCAAGTGAACTACCAAAACCAAGACCACCAGTACGTCCAGGTCAACAGCCAGCAGCGGCAACACTATCAAAACCTGTGCCAGCAACACCTGGAAAACCACAGGTATCCGAAGAAGAACCAGACCTAGAGGTCGAATCAACCGAAATCATCGAACTCAAGCGGCCCACGCCACCTCGTCAACCAAAACTTGGTAAAAAGTGGCAGCCAGAGGAAGAGATTGATGAAGTCAAAGAGGCTGCCAAAGCCAAAGCAGCTGCCAAAGGTAAACGCCTCAAACCCATTGTTGATGATTTTGAGGACGAAGATTTCCTCGAAGATGAAGATTCAGATGTAGCAGCCGCTGCTATTCAAATCAGCAATGCGATCGTTCGTCCGCCCAAACCCAAGGCTGCTAAACCAGCCCAACCTGCTGCTGTGGCAGCCACTGCTAAACCAACGAGAAAGCCAACTCAAGCTCGTAGCGAACAACAACAACGTCGCCCACAGGAGCAAAAGCGCGAACGCCCTGAAAAACTGATTGTCACAGGCACGATGACCGTGCAAGAGTTGGCTGATGCCTTGGCGGTTGCCGATACAGAGATTGTGAAAATCCTGTTCCTCAAAGGCATGGCGGTGAGTATCACCCAAAGTTTAGATATTCCCACCATCACCTTGATCGCCAACGAACTAGAAGTAGAAGTAGAAACTCAAGAACCAGAAGCAGAAGCCCGCAAAGTCACAGAAATGCTGGATGTGGCAGACCTGGAAAACCTCCAGCGGCGTCCGCCCGTAGTGACGATTATGGGTCACGTAGACCACGGGAAAACTACTTTACTCGACTCGATTCGCAATACCAAGGTAGCGGCAGGAGAAGCTGGTGGTATTACACAGCACATCGGCGCATACCACGTAGACGTAGAACACGATGGCAAAGTCCAACAAGTAGTATTTTTGGATACGCCTGGTCACGAAGCCTTCACAGCGATGCGGGCACGAGGAGCACGAGTCACAGATATTGCCATATTGGTAGTGGCAGCTGATGATGGTGTGCGTCCTCAAACGATTGAAGCGATCAGCCACGCGAAAGCCGCAGAAGTGCCAATTGTCGTAGCAATTAATAAAATCGACAAAGAAGGTGCTCAGCCAGACCGAGTCAAGCAAGAGTTGACAAACTATGGTCTAACTCCAGAAGAATGGGGTGGCGAAACAATTATGGTTCCCGTGAGTGCGATCAAAGGCGAAAACCTCGATACCCTGCTAGAGATGATTCTCTTAGTAGCAGAGGTGGAAGAACTAAATGCCAATCCAGACCGTTCTGCTAAGGGAACAGTAATTGAAGCTCACTTAGATAAAGCCAAAGGTGCAGTTGCTACCCTGCTGGTGCAGAATGGTACGCTGCGGGTAGGCGACATCTTGGTGGCTGGCTCGGTATTTGGTAAAGTCCGGGCAATGATCGATGACCGTGCTAGAAAAGTAGAAGCAGCTACTCCCTCCTTTGCCGTTGAGGTACTGGGTTTAAGTGACGTGCCAGCGGCTGGAGATGAGTTTGAGGTCTTCCTGAATGAGAAAGAAGCACGAGCGCTCGCGACAGATCGCGCTGAAAAACAGCGTCAATCCCGCCTCATGCAAGGGCGCGTTACCTTGACCAGCATTTCGGCTCAAGCCCAAGAAGGCGAGTTGAAAGAACTCAACTTGATTCTGAAGGGAGACGTACAAGGTTCTGTAGAAGCAATTGTGGGATCGCTCAAGCAAATTCCGCAAAACGAAGTGCAAATTCGCTTGCTGTTGGCGTCAGCTGGAGAAATTACCCAGACAGATATTGACCTGGCAGCTGCAAGTGGAGCTGTAATCATCGGCTTCAACACCACCTACGCTAGTGGCGCTAGACAAGCCGCCGATGAAGCTGGTGTAGATGTACGCGAATACAACATCATCTACAAACTCCTAGAAGACATCCAAGATGCTTTGGAAGGTTTGTTGGAGCCAGAATTAGTAGAAGAACCTCTGGGTCAAGCAGAAGTGCGTGCTGTCTTCCCCGTAGGTCGCGGCGCTGTTGCTGGTTGCTACGTTCAGTCTGGCAAGCTAGTTCGCAACTGCAAACTGCGGGTGCGTCGTGGTGGTAAGGTAGTCTACGAAGGTGTTCTAGATTCACTCAAACGTATGAGAGAAGATGCGCGTGAAGTCAACGCAGGCTATGAATGTGGTGTTGGTGTTGACAAATACAGTGACTGGACGGAAGGCGACATCATTGAAGCCTACCAGATGGTGACTAAGCGCCGTACCCTCTCGGCTGCTGCGAGATAA
- a CDS encoding YlxR family protein → MKPNYRRCISCRKVGLKNEFWRIVRVFGSGQVQLDEGMGRSAYICPQASCLSVAQKKNKLGRSLHASVPEALYQTLWQRLSQSNLPNQIEL, encoded by the coding sequence ATGAAACCGAACTATCGACGCTGCATTAGTTGTCGCAAAGTTGGTCTAAAAAACGAGTTTTGGCGAATTGTCCGCGTCTTTGGATCTGGACAGGTACAATTAGATGAGGGCATGGGGCGTTCTGCCTATATTTGCCCACAAGCAAGCTGCCTGAGTGTAGCTCAGAAAAAAAACAAACTAGGGCGATCGCTACATGCATCAGTGCCAGAAGCACTGTATCAAACATTGTGGCAGCGCCTATCCCAAAGTAATCTCCCAAATCAAATCGAGCTTTAA
- the nusA gene encoding transcription termination factor NusA, whose product MVSLPGLKELIESISRERNLPKIAVQSAIREALLKGYERFRRAQNLDRKQFDEDYFDNFDVQLDVDEEGFRVVATKTIVEEVTNTDHEIALQQVQEMGGEEAQLGQEVVLDVTPDQGEFGRMAAMQTKQVLAQKLRDQQRQLIQEEFQDLEGTVLQARVLRFERQSVIMAVSSGFGQPEVEAELPKREQLPNDNYRIGATFKVYLKKVSQGQQRGPQLLVSRADAGLVVYLFANEVPEIEDEVVRIVAVAREANPPSRHVGPRTKIAVDTLDRDVDPVGACIGARGSRIQVVVNELRGEKIDVIRWSPDPATYIANALSPARVDDVRLMDPETRQTHVLVAEDQLSLAIGKEGQNVRLAARLTGWKIDIKDKAKYDYAAEDAKFAAARAKYTSDDEEIDDIDDIEEEEYKDENQDELEDELKDELEDELEDEKYDRDEE is encoded by the coding sequence ATGGTTAGTTTACCTGGTTTAAAAGAGTTAATTGAAAGTATAAGTCGGGAGCGTAATTTACCTAAAATTGCAGTGCAATCAGCAATTAGAGAAGCACTACTTAAAGGCTACGAACGTTTTCGTCGTGCCCAAAACTTAGACAGAAAACAGTTTGATGAAGATTATTTTGATAATTTTGATGTGCAACTGGATGTTGATGAAGAAGGTTTTCGTGTTGTTGCCACCAAAACTATAGTTGAAGAAGTCACCAACACCGATCATGAAATTGCCCTTCAGCAAGTTCAAGAGATGGGAGGTGAAGAAGCACAGTTAGGGCAGGAAGTAGTGCTAGATGTTACTCCCGATCAAGGAGAATTTGGTCGGATGGCAGCGATGCAAACCAAGCAGGTATTAGCACAAAAACTGCGGGATCAACAGCGGCAATTAATTCAAGAAGAATTCCAAGATCTAGAAGGAACAGTGCTGCAAGCGAGGGTGTTGCGATTTGAGCGGCAGTCAGTAATTATGGCTGTGAGCAGCGGTTTTGGTCAGCCCGAGGTAGAAGCCGAATTACCAAAGCGCGAACAGCTGCCCAATGATAATTATCGCATTGGTGCCACATTCAAAGTTTATCTGAAAAAAGTTTCTCAAGGTCAGCAGAGGGGGCCGCAGTTATTAGTGTCTCGTGCTGACGCTGGTTTGGTGGTTTATTTGTTCGCCAACGAAGTGCCAGAAATTGAGGACGAAGTTGTACGAATTGTGGCAGTGGCGCGAGAAGCCAATCCTCCGTCCCGTCATGTCGGGCCTCGAACTAAAATAGCTGTAGATACCCTCGATCGCGATGTCGACCCTGTCGGTGCTTGTATTGGCGCGCGGGGATCGCGGATTCAAGTAGTAGTCAATGAATTGCGAGGTGAAAAAATCGATGTAATTCGCTGGTCGCCAGACCCTGCAACTTACATAGCTAACGCCTTAAGTCCAGCACGAGTAGACGATGTGCGACTCATGGACCCAGAAACCAGGCAAACTCATGTACTGGTAGCAGAAGATCAACTTAGTTTAGCAATTGGTAAAGAAGGACAAAATGTCCGCTTAGCAGCCCGCTTGACTGGTTGGAAAATAGACATCAAAGATAAGGCTAAATACGACTACGCAGCCGAAGATGCTAAATTTGCAGCCGCAAGGGCAAAATATACATCAGATGATGAAGAAATCGACGATATCGACGATATTGAAGAGGAGGAATATAAAGATGAAAATCAGGATGAACTAGAAGATGAACTGAAAGATGAACTCGAAGATGAACTAGAGGACGAAAAATACGATCGCGATGAGGAGTAA
- the rimP gene encoding ribosome maturation factor RimP yields MTHPLVPQIIDLAIPVAEELGLEVVGVVFHTNQSPPVLRVDIRNPQQDTGLDDCERMSRALEATLDATEIIPDAYVLEISSPGISRQLTTDREFISFKGFPVIVSTSPPYEGQQEWIGQLIRRDETSIYINQKGRAIAIPRDQVTKVRLDERR; encoded by the coding sequence ATGACTCATCCCTTAGTCCCACAAATTATTGATTTGGCCATACCAGTAGCAGAAGAACTGGGCTTGGAAGTCGTTGGAGTAGTTTTTCACACCAACCAAAGTCCGCCAGTTTTACGGGTAGACATCCGCAACCCACAACAAGATACTGGTTTGGATGATTGCGAACGGATGAGCCGTGCTTTAGAAGCGACTTTAGATGCGACAGAGATCATTCCAGATGCTTACGTCCTAGAAATATCTAGTCCTGGAATTTCCCGGCAACTGACCACAGACAGAGAGTTTATTTCCTTCAAAGGATTTCCTGTCATCGTTTCTACTTCCCCACCCTATGAAGGACAGCAAGAGTGGATTGGTCAGTTAATTCGCCGAGATGAAACATCTATTTACATAAATCAAAAAGGTAGGGCGATCGCAATCCCTCGCGATCAAGTTACCAAAGTACGGCTAGATGAGCGCCGATAG
- a CDS encoding peptidoglycan-binding domain-containing protein gives MWCEFGKSSVSAAVICLVTTSMAIAQTATPAQQQIYTPQQFRSVLRGLGYKVTVSNAPLTDPETRKAIQEFQKGYGIKPADGIAGPITQAFATDIVRILQANLNLVAKPNPPLPRNRYYGPQTEAAVRQYQKKVGLPETGIADLALRQRLDKEAREILESPGTTPTPSPTPTPTPGATPSPTPTPTPEETPSPTLTPTPGATPSPTPTPTPGATPSPTLTPTPGATPSPTLTPTPGATPSPTPTPTP, from the coding sequence ATGTGGTGTGAGTTTGGAAAATCAAGCGTTAGCGCAGCTGTTATTTGCCTGGTAACAACGAGTATGGCGATCGCACAAACAGCTACTCCAGCGCAACAGCAAATCTATACTCCACAGCAATTCCGTTCCGTACTGCGGGGATTGGGATACAAAGTTACGGTGTCAAATGCACCCCTAACTGATCCAGAAACCAGAAAAGCAATTCAAGAATTTCAAAAGGGATATGGGATAAAACCTGCTGATGGTATAGCAGGGCCAATAACCCAAGCTTTTGCTACGGATATCGTTAGAATTCTACAGGCCAACTTGAATTTGGTAGCAAAGCCAAATCCTCCTCTACCTCGGAATAGATATTATGGTCCCCAAACAGAAGCAGCAGTGAGACAGTATCAGAAAAAAGTTGGGCTGCCAGAAACCGGAATTGCTGACTTAGCATTGCGACAGAGGCTTGACAAAGAAGCTAGGGAGATCTTAGAAAGTCCAGGAACTACGCCGACACCCTCACCAACTCCAACTCCTACACCCGGGGCGACACCCTCACCAACCCCAACTCCTACACCCGAGGAAACACCCTCACCAACTCTAACTCCTACACCCGGGGCGACACCCTCACCAACCCCAACTCCTACACCCGGGGCGACACCCTCACCAACTCTAACTCCTACACCTGGGGCAACACCCTCACCAACTCTAACTCCTACACCCGGGGCGACACCCTCACCAACCCCAACTCCTACACCTTAA
- a CDS encoding SDH family Clp fold serine proteinase produces the protein MNFGIGDLFWIFLLLSSLQPIWQKRQIEYRRFRTLQGFQQQRKSRVILLIHRQESISLLGIPLSRYITIEDSEQILRAIRLTPPDIPIDLILHTPGGLVLATEQIARALIRHPSKVTVYVPHYAMSGGTMLALAADEIVMDANAVLGPVDPQLGNFPAASILKIVEDKPISEIDDQTLIMADLSRKAIQQVQRFVRTLLKDSIPKQKVLPENVENIVEALTTGRVTHDYPITVEEATEMGLPVTVGLPRIVYDLMELYPQPQGGRPTVQYIPMPYDDRRPILPVPKGRPLEEPNQMS, from the coding sequence ATGAATTTCGGTATCGGTGATTTATTCTGGATATTCCTCCTCCTCTCTTCCCTGCAACCGATTTGGCAAAAACGTCAGATAGAGTATCGGCGCTTCCGGACTCTTCAGGGATTTCAGCAGCAACGCAAGAGTCGAGTGATTTTGCTAATTCACCGCCAGGAATCTATTAGTTTACTGGGAATTCCACTCTCGCGCTACATTACTATCGAAGACTCAGAACAGATTCTGCGGGCAATTCGCCTCACTCCTCCAGATATCCCGATCGACTTGATTTTACATACTCCCGGTGGTTTGGTTTTAGCAACTGAACAAATTGCTAGGGCATTGATTCGTCATCCTTCTAAAGTCACAGTGTATGTGCCCCACTACGCAATGAGTGGTGGCACTATGCTTGCCCTTGCCGCAGATGAAATCGTTATGGATGCCAACGCCGTTTTAGGACCAGTTGATCCCCAACTCGGTAACTTTCCAGCAGCGAGTATTTTGAAAATAGTTGAAGATAAACCCATCAGTGAAATTGACGATCAAACACTGATTATGGCTGACCTGTCGCGTAAAGCCATTCAGCAAGTGCAGCGTTTTGTCAGAACTCTACTGAAAGACAGTATACCCAAACAGAAAGTTCTGCCAGAAAATGTGGAAAATATTGTCGAAGCCCTGACAACCGGACGTGTTACCCACGACTATCCCATCACAGTTGAAGAAGCAACAGAAATGGGGCTGCCCGTAACAGTAGGACTGCCCCGAATTGTTTACGACCTGATGGAGTTGTACCCGCAACCACAAGGTGGACGCCCTACAGTGCAGTACATCCCCATGCCTTACGATGACCGTCGGCCAATACTACCGGTTCCCAAAGGTAGACCTTTAGAAGAACCAAATCAAATGAGTTAG